From a single Caloramator mitchellensis genomic region:
- the citX gene encoding citrate lyase holo-[acyl-carrier protein] synthase, giving the protein MKRILEDREKRFFKVLSLYEKYSFPILVGKINYPGNNKNTLEAVSAFNVLYSLLIEQFREYTIHNEVDDGFDGKSVLMVLNLDKMKIKKMAVEIEETHSLGRIFDIDVYEGEKSVSRKDLGFKERRCIVCGEDARVCARELRHTVDEVLSFINSRIRRYIAKYESINDMV; this is encoded by the coding sequence TTGAAGAGGATACTTGAGGATAGAGAAAAAAGATTTTTTAAGGTTTTGTCGCTTTATGAAAAATATAGCTTTCCGATTCTTGTCGGAAAAATAAATTACCCGGGAAATAACAAAAACACATTAGAGGCAGTTTCTGCCTTTAATGTGTTATATTCTCTATTGATTGAACAGTTCAGAGAATATACAATTCATAATGAAGTAGATGATGGGTTTGACGGAAAAAGCGTTTTAATGGTATTGAATTTAGACAAAATGAAAATAAAAAAAATGGCAGTTGAAATAGAAGAAACTCACTCATTAGGTAGAATTTTCGACATAGATGTTTATGAGGGAGAAAAATCTGTTTCACGCAAAGATTTGGGATTTAAAGAGAGAAGATGCATAGTCTGCGGCGAAGATGCAAGGGTGTGTGCAAGGGAGTTAAGGCACACAGTTGATGAGGTTTTAAGTTTTATTAATAGCAGAATTAGAAGATATATTGCGAAATATGAGTCTATAAATGATATGGTTTAA
- a CDS encoding acyl-CoA dehydrogenase — MEFKLTREQELVKEMLEKFVENEVKPMAAEVDEKETFPLENVKKMAKLGLMGIPFSKEVGGSGGDFISYIMAVEEISKACATTGVILSAHTSLCCWPIYNFGNEEQKKKYLPSLLKGERLGAFALTEPNAGTDAASQQTVAKLEGDYYILNGSKVFITNGGYADVFIVFAMTDRSKGTKGISAFIVEKGFEGFEIGKIEEKMGIRGSSTAELIFKDCRVPKENLLGQEGKGFSIAMATLDGGRIGIAAQALGIAEGALDEAVKYMKERKQFGKPIATFQGLQWYIAEMATKVEAAKLLVYKAAWKKQNNMPISFDAAMAKLYASETAMEVTTKVVQIFGGYGYTRDYPVERMMRDAKITEIYEGTSEVQKMVISAHVLK, encoded by the coding sequence TTGGAATTTAAATTAACAAGGGAACAGGAACTTGTAAAGGAAATGCTGGAGAAATTTGTAGAAAACGAAGTAAAACCTATGGCTGCAGAAGTTGATGAGAAGGAAACTTTTCCGCTTGAAAATGTTAAAAAAATGGCAAAGTTAGGACTCATGGGCATCCCGTTTTCTAAAGAAGTTGGAGGAAGCGGAGGAGACTTCATAAGTTACATTATGGCGGTTGAAGAAATATCAAAGGCATGTGCAACAACAGGGGTAATATTATCTGCCCATACATCCCTATGCTGCTGGCCTATATATAACTTTGGCAACGAGGAGCAGAAGAAAAAATATCTGCCTTCACTTTTAAAGGGTGAAAGACTAGGAGCCTTTGCCCTTACAGAACCAAATGCAGGAACGGATGCAGCAAGCCAGCAGACGGTTGCTAAGCTTGAGGGCGACTATTACATATTAAATGGCAGCAAAGTGTTCATTACTAACGGTGGATATGCAGATGTATTCATAGTATTTGCAATGACAGACAGAAGCAAAGGAACAAAGGGAATATCAGCCTTTATAGTAGAAAAGGGATTTGAAGGATTCGAGATAGGAAAGATAGAAGAAAAGATGGGAATTAGAGGTTCATCAACAGCAGAGCTGATTTTTAAGGATTGCAGGGTTCCAAAGGAAAACCTGTTAGGACAGGAAGGAAAAGGATTTTCAATCGCGATGGCGACACTTGATGGAGGAAGAATAGGTATTGCAGCACAGGCACTTGGAATAGCAGAGGGAGCCCTTGATGAAGCAGTTAAATATATGAAGGAAAGAAAACAGTTTGGAAAGCCAATAGCAACCTTCCAGGGGCTTCAATGGTATATAGCTGAGATGGCAACAAAGGTAGAAGCAGCAAAGCTTTTGGTATACAAAGCTGCATGGAAGAAACAGAATAATATGCCGATAAGCTTTGATGCAGCTATGGCAAAACTTTACGCATCAGAAACAGCGATGGAAGTTACAACTAAGGTAGTTCAAATATTTGGAGGCTATGGCTACACAAGGGATTACCCAGTTGAAAGAATGATGAGGGATGCAAAGATAACAGAGATATATGAAGGGACAAGTGAAGTTCAAAAGATGGTAATATCAGCACACGTATTAAAGTAA
- a CDS encoding triphosphoribosyl-dephospho-CoA synthase, whose product MLLDKDLDIKEFAKTTAQIIIEGMILEVISHPSPGLVSPFSNGSHRDMDYNTFLKSTAALSKYMSEFVSIGYNYNEGLLQRIREVGILAEKDMFKATNGINTQKGILFLSALIGVAAGRCRRLGTTLDRYNLSNIIKETTKGIVERELKSAYSKKDLTNGERLYIKYGVEGIRGEVENGLPTVIKYGLPEFEGALKSGLNINDSLINALIVIISKTDDTTILNRKGIAGLYFAKSMAKNAIYLGLMKSKIGRNYIEFMGKMFINKNISPGGSADLVAATYIIYKLEKLGECI is encoded by the coding sequence GTGTTATTAGATAAGGATTTAGATATCAAAGAATTTGCTAAAACTACAGCACAGATTATAATAGAAGGTATGATATTAGAGGTTATATCCCATCCATCTCCGGGACTTGTCTCACCATTTTCCAATGGGAGCCACAGGGATATGGACTATAATACCTTTTTAAAAAGCACGGCAGCACTTTCAAAATACATGTCGGAGTTTGTAAGTATAGGTTATAACTATAACGAGGGACTACTACAAAGGATAAGAGAAGTTGGCATTTTAGCAGAAAAAGACATGTTCAAGGCCACAAATGGAATTAATACTCAAAAGGGAATTCTTTTTTTATCTGCATTAATAGGAGTAGCAGCAGGAAGGTGCAGAAGGCTTGGGACAACTTTAGATAGATACAATTTGTCAAATATAATAAAGGAAACAACCAAAGGAATAGTTGAGAGGGAATTAAAAAGCGCATACTCAAAAAAAGACCTGACAAATGGTGAAAGGCTTTATATAAAATATGGAGTTGAAGGAATAAGAGGAGAGGTTGAAAATGGACTCCCAACTGTTATTAAATATGGCCTGCCTGAATTTGAAGGGGCGCTAAAATCAGGGTTAAACATAAATGATTCGCTTATAAATGCGCTTATAGTTATTATTTCTAAAACAGATGATACTACTATTTTAAACAGGAAAGGAATTGCAGGGTTATATTTTGCCAAGAGCATGGCTAAAAATGCGATATACTTAGGATTGATGAAATCTAAAATCGGGAGAAATTATATAGAATTTATGGGCAAAATGTTTATAAACAAAAATATAAGCCCGGGAGGGTCGGCGGATTTAGTTGCAGCAACATATATAATATATAAACTTGAAAAACTGGGGGAATGCATATGA
- the citF gene encoding citrate lyase subunit alpha, giving the protein MINALGRNLPDYIEGYGKVKPFAGAFENYKEVVKSSVKLKSVKPGDDKVLSSIKEALLKCEIKDGYTISFHHHLRNGDFVLNMVVDEIAKLGLKDIKVAASSIFPCHAPLVEHIKNGVVTGIYANYMSGPVAEAVSKGILKYPAIMHTHGGRARAIESGDLHIDIAFIASPACDTYGNINGVEGKSACGSLGYAIPDAMYADRVVAITDNLVPYPACPIEISQEYVDYIVEVEAIGDPKGIVSGTTRITKDPVGLKIAKLAAQLIEESGLLKDGFSFQTGAGGTSLAVAAFVKEMMKKNNIKGSFAAGGITGYIVEMFEEGLFRSLFDVQCFDLKAVESYKNNKAHQGMSSSMYGNPHNRGAVVNNLDVMILGATEIDTDFNVNVTTGSNGVIMGGSGGHSDTAAGSKLAIVVTQLTKARLPIIVDRVTTVTTPGETIDAVVTERGIAINPKRLDLLEKLKESKLPIFTIEELKQMAEKMTGVPEKIEFEDKIVAIVEYRDGTVIDVVRQVR; this is encoded by the coding sequence ATGATTAACGCTTTAGGAAGAAACTTACCTGATTATATAGAAGGTTATGGAAAAGTTAAGCCATTTGCTGGAGCATTTGAAAATTATAAAGAGGTTGTGAAATCATCGGTTAAGCTTAAAAGTGTAAAGCCTGGGGATGATAAAGTTCTATCCTCAATAAAAGAGGCTCTTTTAAAATGTGAAATAAAGGATGGTTATACTATTTCATTCCACCACCATTTAAGAAATGGTGATTTTGTTTTGAATATGGTTGTTGATGAGATTGCAAAGCTTGGACTAAAGGACATAAAGGTTGCAGCAAGTTCAATTTTCCCATGCCACGCACCTCTTGTTGAACATATAAAAAATGGTGTAGTAACAGGAATTTATGCAAACTATATGTCGGGCCCTGTTGCAGAGGCTGTATCAAAGGGAATACTAAAGTATCCGGCAATTATGCATACCCATGGAGGCAGGGCAAGGGCAATCGAAAGCGGAGATTTGCACATTGACATCGCATTTATTGCATCTCCAGCCTGTGATACCTATGGGAATATAAATGGAGTAGAGGGAAAATCTGCCTGTGGCAGTTTGGGATATGCTATTCCAGATGCTATGTATGCAGATAGGGTTGTTGCTATAACTGATAATTTAGTGCCATATCCAGCATGTCCAATCGAGATCAGCCAGGAGTATGTTGATTATATAGTAGAGGTTGAAGCTATAGGAGACCCTAAGGGAATAGTTTCAGGGACAACAAGAATTACAAAGGACCCAGTAGGACTTAAAATTGCAAAACTTGCAGCACAGCTAATTGAGGAATCGGGACTATTAAAGGACGGATTTTCATTTCAGACAGGTGCTGGTGGAACATCCCTTGCGGTTGCAGCTTTTGTAAAGGAAATGATGAAGAAAAATAATATTAAGGGAAGCTTTGCAGCAGGCGGAATAACTGGATACATCGTTGAAATGTTCGAAGAAGGGCTATTCAGGTCACTATTCGATGTTCAATGTTTTGATTTAAAGGCAGTTGAGAGCTACAAAAACAATAAAGCACATCAGGGAATGTCCTCGTCAATGTATGGAAACCCCCACAACAGGGGCGCAGTTGTCAACAATCTCGATGTAATGATACTTGGAGCAACTGAAATAGATACTGACTTTAATGTAAATGTTACAACAGGTTCCAATGGAGTTATAATGGGAGGCTCTGGAGGTCACTCGGATACAGCAGCTGGTTCTAAGCTTGCAATAGTTGTAACTCAATTAACCAAAGCAAGACTTCCTATTATAGTCGACAGGGTAACTACAGTTACTACACCAGGTGAAACAATAGACGCTGTAGTTACTGAGAGGGGAATTGCAATAAATCCAAAAAGATTGGACCTTTTAGAAAAACTTAAAGAAAGCAAACTCCCTATATTTACTATAGAAGAGCTTAAACAAATGGCAGAAAAGATGACTGGAGTTCCAGAAAAGATTGAATTTGAAGATAAAATTGTTGCAATTGTAGAGTATAGGGACGGAACGGTTATAGATGTAGTAAGGCAGGTTAGGTGA
- a CDS encoding MSCRAMM family protein, translated as MNTTNTTVNLYTLKESETRELKNEGEEIRIDLQLFDNPNLESGSVFGTVKDENCNPILGAVVKLLDENENLLAVTYSDAKGYFVFSPVHSGVQYKIAAIANGYFLSDIVPFTLQIQQQLEINFTLITNSKYNLSVIAGNVLDYQDNPIDGCSLKLFTINEDMQEGLFSTTFTNESGQFLFADVPVGIYKVIASKLGYENEITTVRVDRVNNVTRLLVRLRQYPKNSSAAIFGVIKDNNDKPIPNAIVTLYRIEVNSLATPICYTRSNNNGVYIFTDIQPGYQYKIAATKINKTE; from the coding sequence ATGAATACAACTAACACTACAGTAAATCTTTATACTTTAAAAGAATCTGAAACCAGAGAACTCAAGAATGAAGGTGAGGAAATTCGTATAGATTTACAGCTGTTTGACAATCCAAATTTAGAATCAGGTTCAGTCTTTGGGACTGTAAAGGATGAAAATTGCAATCCAATATTAGGTGCAGTCGTTAAATTGCTTGACGAAAATGAAAATCTTTTAGCAGTTACCTACTCAGATGCAAAAGGATATTTTGTTTTTTCTCCCGTTCATTCAGGTGTTCAATACAAGATTGCAGCTATTGCTAATGGATATTTCTTGTCCGATATAGTTCCATTTACATTACAAATACAGCAACAACTCGAAATCAACTTTACTCTTATTACAAATTCTAAGTATAACTTATCTGTTATTGCAGGAAATGTATTAGATTACCAGGACAACCCTATAGATGGTTGTTCTCTTAAATTATTTACGATAAACGAAGACATGCAAGAAGGGCTTTTTTCTACAACATTTACCAATGAAAGTGGACAATTTTTATTTGCAGATGTCCCGGTTGGGATATATAAAGTGATAGCTTCTAAATTAGGTTACGAAAATGAAATCACTACTGTTAGAGTAGACAGAGTTAATAATGTCACAAGATTATTAGTAAGGCTCAGACAATATCCAAAAAATTCTAGTGCTGCTATCTTTGGTGTAATAAAAGATAATAATGATAAGCCCATTCCAAATGCAATAGTAACTCTTTACAGAATTGAAGTTAATTCATTAGCAACACCTATTTGCTATACAAGATCAAACAATAATGGAGTATATATTTTTACAGATATTCAGCCTGGATATCAATATAAAATTGCTGCTACTAAAATAAATAAAACAGAATAA
- the glsA gene encoding glutaminase A yields MKRLLEAAIENNREWTKKGNVATYIPELSKANKEHLGVAVYTIDNEEYYAGDCDVKFTMQSVSKVVALMLALLDNGKEYVFSKVDMEPTADTFNSISSLEKRNPNKPLNPMINSGAIVTSSMISGKDGSEAIERILKFTRKITNNPTIDINYDVYKSEKETGDRNRALAYFMKSTGIIEGSVEDALDVYFKQCSIEVTCKDIARIGAMLANDGVMPWSGERIIPRQIARIVKTIMVTCGMYDASGEFAVRIGIPGKSGVGGGILASVPGRMGIGVYGPSLDAKGNSIGGLKVLEELSRELDLSIF; encoded by the coding sequence ATGAAGAGGCTATTAGAAGCAGCGATTGAAAACAACAGAGAATGGACTAAAAAGGGAAATGTTGCAACATATATACCTGAATTATCAAAGGCTAATAAAGAACATTTAGGTGTTGCAGTATATACCATCGATAATGAAGAATATTATGCAGGGGACTGCGATGTTAAATTTACAATGCAAAGCGTATCAAAGGTCGTAGCCTTAATGCTTGCACTATTAGACAATGGAAAGGAATATGTTTTCTCGAAGGTTGATATGGAACCTACTGCGGACACCTTTAATTCTATAAGCAGCCTTGAAAAAAGAAATCCAAACAAGCCATTAAACCCAATGATAAATTCTGGTGCGATTGTTACATCATCCATGATAAGCGGTAAAGACGGAAGCGAAGCAATAGAAAGAATATTAAAGTTTACAAGAAAGATAACTAACAATCCAACAATCGATATAAACTACGATGTATATAAATCAGAAAAAGAAACTGGAGACAGAAACAGGGCTCTTGCTTATTTCATGAAAAGCACCGGTATAATAGAGGGAAGCGTTGAAGATGCCCTTGACGTCTATTTTAAGCAGTGCTCAATCGAAGTTACCTGCAAAGATATAGCAAGGATAGGAGCCATGCTTGCCAACGATGGAGTTATGCCCTGGAGCGGTGAAAGAATAATTCCAAGACAAATAGCAAGAATTGTAAAAACCATAATGGTCACATGCGGTATGTATGATGCATCAGGTGAATTTGCAGTTAGAATAGGAATACCAGGAAAAAGTGGAGTTGGCGGAGGAATTTTAGCATCCGTTCCAGGCCGAATGGGCATTGGAGTCTATGGTCCATCCCTTGATGCAAAAGGAAACAGCATCGGCGGTCTAAAAGTCCTTGAAGAACTTTCAAGGGAACTCGACTTAAGCATCTTTTAG
- a CDS encoding electron transfer flavoprotein subunit beta/FixA family protein, with amino-acid sequence MRIVVCIKQVPDTNEVRIDPVKGTLIREGVPSIMNPDDKNALEEALRLKDEYGATVIVVTMGPPQAEKVLREALAMGADEAYLLTDRLFAGADTWATSLTLARAIQKIGYDLIFAGRQAIDGDTAQVGSEIAEHLNIPQVTYVEKVEIEKDSLRIKRALEDGYEIIRIQKPCLLTCIKELNNPRYMNIYDIFTCYQKEIKILTTQDLELDKEEIGLSGSPTKVRKTFTKEPKGKGEIINLPPVEAAQYAANKLKEKHFI; translated from the coding sequence ATGAGAATAGTAGTTTGCATAAAGCAAGTTCCAGATACAAACGAAGTGAGAATAGACCCAGTAAAGGGGACTTTGATAAGGGAAGGCGTTCCAAGCATAATGAATCCGGACGATAAAAACGCTCTTGAAGAAGCATTGAGGTTAAAGGATGAATATGGTGCAACAGTTATAGTAGTAACTATGGGACCGCCACAGGCTGAAAAGGTTTTAAGGGAAGCTTTAGCCATGGGAGCAGATGAGGCATATCTTTTAACGGATAGATTGTTTGCAGGAGCAGATACATGGGCTACTTCTTTGACGCTTGCAAGGGCAATACAAAAAATAGGGTATGATTTGATATTTGCAGGTAGACAAGCAATAGACGGTGACACAGCACAGGTTGGATCAGAGATAGCAGAACATTTAAATATTCCACAGGTAACCTATGTAGAAAAGGTAGAAATAGAAAAGGATTCATTGAGAATTAAAAGAGCCCTGGAAGATGGATATGAAATTATAAGAATACAAAAGCCATGCCTTTTAACATGTATAAAGGAATTAAACAACCCAAGATATATGAACATATATGATATATTCACATGCTATCAAAAGGAGATAAAGATACTTACAACACAGGATTTAGAGCTAGATAAAGAAGAAATAGGACTTTCAGGCTCACCTACTAAGGTAAGAAAGACCTTTACTAAAGAGCCAAAGGGCAAGGGAGAGATAATAAACCTTCCTCCAGTTGAGGCAGCACAATATGCAGCAAATAAATTAAAGGAAAAGCATTTTATATAG
- a CDS encoding electron transfer flavoprotein subunit alpha/FixB family protein: MSVWVIAEQREGTLQKVSLELLGKGRQIADKLEEKLVAVLAGYEVEKIADTLIKHGADEVIILDHILLKNYTTDGYTKAIAQIAMERKPEIIFIGATNIGRDLGPRLAARLKTGLTADCTGLDIDENTKNLLMTRPAFGGNLMATIECPNHRPQMATVRPGVFAVPCADDRRKGKIEKVAAQIKESDIRTVVEKIVKSLEDKVDITEAKVIVSGGRGVGNEEGFALLKELAHLLGGVVGASRAAVDAGWIGKDHQVGQTGKTVRPNLYIACGISGAIQHLAGMQESDFIIAINKDETAPIMSIADVALVGDLYKILPELINEIKGYKDSCDIHLIS, encoded by the coding sequence ATGAGCGTTTGGGTTATAGCAGAGCAAAGGGAAGGAACTTTGCAGAAGGTATCATTAGAACTTTTAGGAAAGGGAAGACAGATAGCAGATAAGCTTGAAGAAAAACTTGTCGCAGTTCTTGCAGGTTATGAAGTAGAAAAGATAGCAGATACATTGATAAAACATGGAGCTGATGAGGTAATAATATTGGACCATATTCTTTTAAAGAACTATACAACTGATGGATATACAAAGGCGATTGCCCAGATTGCGATGGAAAGAAAACCAGAGATAATTTTCATTGGGGCTACGAATATAGGAAGAGATTTAGGGCCAAGACTTGCAGCAAGGCTAAAGACAGGGCTTACAGCAGACTGCACAGGGCTTGATATAGATGAGAATACTAAAAATCTTTTGATGACAAGACCAGCCTTTGGAGGAAACCTAATGGCAACCATAGAATGTCCAAACCACAGGCCACAGATGGCAACTGTAAGACCAGGAGTTTTCGCAGTTCCATGTGCTGATGATAGAAGGAAAGGAAAAATTGAAAAGGTTGCTGCACAGATAAAGGAAAGCGATATAAGGACGGTTGTAGAAAAGATAGTAAAGTCACTTGAGGATAAGGTAGACATAACTGAGGCTAAGGTAATAGTATCTGGAGGAAGAGGAGTAGGAAATGAGGAGGGCTTTGCACTTTTAAAGGAACTTGCCCATTTATTAGGCGGAGTAGTAGGAGCTTCACGTGCAGCGGTCGACGCAGGATGGATTGGAAAGGATCATCAGGTTGGACAAACAGGAAAAACTGTAAGGCCAAATCTATATATAGCATGTGGAATCTCAGGAGCTATACAGCACCTTGCAGGAATGCAGGAGAGCGACTTTATAATAGCCATAAACAAGGATGAAACTGCACCTATAATGTCGATAGCAGATGTAGCACTAGTTGGAGATTTGTATAAAATACTTCCTGAACTTATAAATGAAATAAAGGGATACAAGGATAGCTGTGACATTCACTTGATTTCTTGA
- the citD gene encoding citrate lyase acyl carrier protein, whose amino-acid sequence MKIVRPAKAGTMESNDIYIMIYPNENGNEIQLDSIVLKQFGKAIERVIMDTLNELEVDNALVVAKDRGALDYTIRARMETAIKRASE is encoded by the coding sequence ATGAAGATAGTAAGGCCAGCTAAAGCAGGGACGATGGAGTCAAATGATATATACATAATGATATACCCAAACGAAAATGGGAATGAGATTCAGCTTGATAGCATAGTTTTAAAGCAGTTTGGAAAGGCAATTGAAAGGGTAATAATGGATACATTAAACGAACTTGAAGTTGATAATGCTCTTGTAGTTGCAAAGGATAGAGGAGCGCTTGATTATACTATTAGGGCAAGGATGGAGACGGCTATAAAGAGGGCAAGCGAGTAG
- a CDS encoding Fe-S-containing hydro-lyase, translated as MSKKITTPLTMEQINNLKAGDSVLLTGYVYTARDAAHKRLVDLINQGKELPFDIEGQVIYYVGPTPAKEGQPIGSAGPTTSYRMDSYTPALLEKGLKGMIGKGKRGAEVVESIKKNGAVYFAAIGGAAALTAKCVKQSELVAYEDLGAEAIRRLYVEDLPLVVVIDSQGNNYYEIGQREYIELTNNSRSQEIK; from the coding sequence ATGAGCAAAAAAATTACAACACCCCTTACCATGGAACAAATAAATAATCTTAAGGCAGGAGACAGCGTTTTGTTAACTGGATATGTTTACACCGCAAGGGATGCTGCACACAAAAGATTGGTGGATTTGATAAACCAAGGAAAAGAATTGCCATTTGATATAGAAGGCCAAGTAATATATTATGTTGGGCCGACTCCTGCAAAGGAAGGACAGCCGATAGGTTCAGCAGGGCCAACAACAAGCTATAGAATGGATTCATATACTCCAGCGCTTCTTGAAAAGGGATTGAAGGGAATGATAGGCAAAGGAAAAAGAGGTGCAGAGGTAGTCGAATCTATAAAGAAAAACGGTGCTGTATACTTTGCTGCAATTGGTGGTGCAGCAGCATTAACTGCAAAATGTGTTAAGCAATCCGAACTGGTTGCATATGAGGATTTGGGTGCTGAGGCGATTAGAAGGCTATATGTTGAGGACTTGCCACTTGTTGTTGTAATAGACAGCCAGGGCAATAACTATTATGAAATAGGGCAGAGGGAGTATATTGAATTGACAAACAATTCAAGAAGTCAAGAAATCAAGTGA
- the citC gene encoding [citrate (pro-3S)-lyase] ligase codes for MEIYQTKHLDEVREFLEGFDLRLEQDVDMTVVAVENDKIIGTCSAAGHVIKDFAVSVEYQNEGVAAKLLTFIQNKLFDKGVYDTFIFTKPENKYIFEGLGYRFVEGNDDVVLLEGGTANVEKYVKDMFKKSGLSNGKKAALVMNCNPFTLGHRFLIETASYENDEVVVFIVEENRSLFPFDVRLNLVKEGVKDLKNVAVIPGGRYIISSATFPSYFLRQEDERLRAYTRLDAAIFGKYIAKEFNIDKRYVGTEPYCNVTDAYNNALVDVLPSFGIEVRIVERKQIDNTAVSASFVRELIRKGKIEDTYKYVPETTFNFLVSDEAKEIIDKIKRSDTPH; via the coding sequence ATGGAAATTTATCAAACCAAGCATTTAGATGAGGTCAGGGAATTTTTAGAGGGATTTGATTTAAGGCTTGAACAGGATGTTGATATGACTGTTGTTGCGGTAGAAAACGATAAAATAATTGGAACCTGTTCAGCTGCTGGGCATGTTATAAAGGACTTTGCAGTATCAGTGGAATATCAAAACGAAGGTGTTGCAGCAAAGCTGCTGACCTTTATTCAAAACAAGCTTTTTGACAAAGGGGTTTATGATACATTTATATTCACTAAGCCTGAAAACAAATATATATTCGAGGGGCTTGGATATAGATTTGTTGAAGGAAACGATGACGTAGTCCTTTTAGAAGGTGGAACAGCAAATGTTGAAAAATATGTTAAGGATATGTTCAAGAAAAGCGGACTTTCAAATGGTAAAAAGGCTGCGCTTGTTATGAACTGCAATCCTTTTACACTTGGGCATAGATTCCTTATCGAAACTGCATCTTACGAAAATGATGAGGTTGTGGTATTCATAGTGGAAGAAAATCGCTCGCTTTTCCCTTTTGATGTAAGGCTTAACCTGGTAAAAGAGGGTGTAAAGGATTTAAAAAATGTAGCTGTAATCCCCGGAGGTAGATATATTATATCATCTGCTACATTTCCAAGCTACTTCTTAAGGCAGGAGGATGAAAGGCTGAGGGCTTATACAAGGCTGGATGCAGCTATATTTGGAAAGTATATTGCAAAGGAATTTAATATTGATAAACGTTATGTAGGAACAGAACCGTATTGCAATGTAACAGATGCCTATAATAATGCTCTTGTGGATGTTCTGCCTTCCTTTGGCATAGAAGTTAGGATTGTTGAAAGAAAACAAATTGATAATACGGCAGTAAGTGCCTCCTTTGTCAGGGAACTTATTAGAAAAGGAAAAATTGAGGATACTTACAAATATGTCCCTGAAACTACCTTTAATTTTTTAGTTTCAGACGAAGCAAAAGAAATTATAGATAAAATAAAAAGGAGCGATACTCCACATTGA
- a CDS encoding HpcH/HpaI aldolase/citrate lyase family protein codes for MRRSMLFIPGNNPSMVQNSPILGADSIILDLEDAVSIDEKDAARHLVRNALLSLDFGDAEKVVRINSIATELGYDDIDCIARVKPDAILVPKASEDAIEEIDELLSTIEREEGFKLGSIKIIPLIETAFGLEDVFNIVKSSKRVKAVLLGAEDLTADMEIKRTKEGEEIFYARSRIVSVCKALKVDAIDTPFTDVNDFDGLLKDCEKAKLIGMTGKAAINPRQVDIINEVFSPSLDDLKWATRVIEAYEEAQREGKGVFSLDGKMVDAPILARAKNVIEKAKAVGLI; via the coding sequence ATGAGGAGAAGTATGTTGTTTATACCGGGGAATAATCCTTCGATGGTGCAGAATTCTCCAATACTCGGGGCGGACAGCATAATACTGGATTTGGAGGATGCGGTAAGTATAGATGAAAAGGATGCGGCAAGGCATCTTGTAAGGAATGCACTGTTGAGCCTGGATTTTGGGGACGCTGAAAAGGTTGTAAGAATAAACAGCATAGCAACGGAGCTTGGATACGATGATATAGACTGCATAGCAAGGGTAAAACCCGATGCAATATTAGTGCCCAAAGCAAGTGAGGATGCTATAGAAGAGATAGATGAGCTTCTTTCTACTATTGAAAGGGAAGAGGGATTTAAGCTTGGAAGCATTAAAATAATTCCTCTTATAGAAACTGCATTTGGACTTGAGGATGTTTTCAATATTGTAAAATCTTCAAAGAGAGTTAAAGCAGTCCTTTTGGGTGCTGAGGATTTAACGGCTGATATGGAGATAAAAAGGACTAAAGAGGGAGAGGAAATATTCTATGCAAGAAGCAGAATAGTTTCAGTATGCAAGGCACTTAAGGTTGATGCAATTGACACTCCCTTTACCGATGTAAACGATTTTGATGGACTTTTAAAAGACTGTGAAAAGGCAAAACTAATAGGAATGACGGGAAAGGCGGCTATTAATCCAAGACAGGTTGATATAATAAATGAAGTTTTCTCACCAAGTTTAGATGATTTAAAATGGGCAACAAGGGTTATAGAGGCATATGAAGAAGCACAAAGAGAAGGCAAGGGTGTATTCTCACTGGATGGAAAAATGGTAGATGCTCCAATTTTAGCAAGGGCAAAAAATGTAATTGAAAAGGCTAAGGCAGTAGGTTTGATATAG